A window from Primulina huaijiensis isolate GDHJ02 chromosome 13, ASM1229523v2, whole genome shotgun sequence encodes these proteins:
- the LOC140990960 gene encoding GATA transcription factor 5-like: MANCVQEALKSGVGVESADDFWGGTNCVDDFFVDQLLDFSNGFTESGQSEGQEEMEQDKKNARYVSQEKLESSAVSSEDNFGPLPSVPAEGLESLEWLSHFVEDSFSDYPVAGKLPHYPAASLSKPAVAVQEQRCFTTPVQTKARTKRGRTGVRVWPVLSPSLTESSTSSTSSTSSMTSFPPRNPWEVTVEPFLGDSLVKKHKRKLATIINGGAAGASQPRRCSHCDVTKTPQWRAGPMGSKTLCNACGVRFKSGRLLPEYRPACSPTFSLELHSNNHRKVLEMRRKKESEMEGGGVASPVRSF; this comes from the exons ATGGCGAACTGTGTGCAAGAGGCTTTGAAGAGCGGGGTTGGGGTGGAGTCTGCTGACGACTTCTGGGGTGGGACTAACTGCGTTGATGACTTCTTTGTTGACCAACTTTTGGATTTCTCCAATGGCTTCACGGAATCAGGACAATCGGAGGGACAGGAGGAGATGGAACAGGATAAGAAAAATGCCCGTTACGTTTCACAGGAGAAGCTAGAAAGCTCAGCTGTCTCCTCAGAAGACAATTTTGGGCCTCTGCCTAGCGTTCCG GCGGAAGGTTTGGAGAGTTTAGAATGGTTATCCCATTTCGTTGAGGACTCATTTTCTGATTACCCTGTTGCCGGGAAATTGCCACACTATCCGGCGGCAAGCCTGTCCAAACCGGCGGTTGCGGTCCAGGAGCAGCGCTGTTTCACCACGCCGGTTCAAACAAAGGCCAGAACAAAGAGGGGCCGGACCGGGGTGCGCGTTTGGCCGGTTTTGTCCCCCTCACTGACAGAATCATCAACTTCGTCCACCTCATCGACCTCCTCCATGACGTCGTTCCCACCCCGGAATCCATGGGAGGTAACCGTCGAGCCTTTTCTTGGAGATTCACTCGTCAAGAAGCACAAAAGAAAACTGGCAACAATCATCAACGGTGGAGCTGCGGGTGCTTCTCAGCCGAGGAGATGCAGCCATTGCGACGTCACAAAGACCCCACAATGGCGGGCTGGTCCGATGGGGTCGAAGACGCTTTGTAATGCATGCGGTGTGAGATTCAAGTCGGGCCGGCTTCTACCAGAGTACCGACCTGCCTGCAGCCCGACTTTCTCGTTGGAGTTGCACTCCAATAACCACCGGAAAGTTTTGGAAATGCGGCGGAAGAAGGAGTCGGAAATGGAAGGCGGCGGCGTGGCTTCGCCGGTTCGGAGTTTTTGA